The Planifilum fulgidum genome has a segment encoding these proteins:
- the obgE gene encoding GTPase ObgE, with amino-acid sequence MFVDYVKIYVRGGDGGNGAVAFRREKYVPRGGPAGGDGGRGGDVIFRVDEGLRTLIDFRYQKHFKAKRGEHGRSKGQHGASAEPLVVKVPPGTVVKDAETGEVIADLTRKGQEVVAARGGRGGRGNMRFVSPSNPAPEIAENGEPGEERWVELELKVLADVGLIGYPSVGKSTLLAAVSAARPKIADYHFTTLAPNLGVVDVGDGRSFVMADLPGLIEGAHQGVGLGHQFLRHVDRTRVLVHVVDMAALEGRDPYEDWVKINQELRLYREDLANRPQIVAANKMDLPDARGNLAAFREKVGPDVPVYPISAATREGLRELLFAVADLLDQQEQPLEEESGSGYKVYRSREPEEPFVIRRENEVFVVEGERVEKLVAMTNFAYHDAVRRLGRILREMGVEDALRERGAKEGDTVRIGGMEFELMD; translated from the coding sequence ATGTTTGTCGATTACGTCAAAATATATGTGCGAGGGGGAGACGGCGGCAACGGGGCGGTCGCCTTTCGACGCGAGAAGTATGTTCCCCGGGGAGGCCCCGCGGGAGGTGACGGGGGACGCGGGGGCGATGTGATTTTCCGCGTGGATGAGGGTCTCCGCACCCTGATCGATTTTCGCTACCAGAAACACTTTAAGGCGAAACGGGGAGAACACGGCCGGTCGAAGGGGCAGCACGGCGCCAGCGCCGAACCGCTGGTGGTGAAGGTTCCGCCCGGAACCGTGGTGAAAGATGCCGAAACCGGGGAGGTGATCGCCGACCTGACCCGAAAGGGACAGGAGGTGGTCGCAGCCCGCGGCGGCCGCGGGGGAAGGGGGAACATGCGTTTTGTCTCCCCGTCCAATCCGGCGCCGGAAATCGCCGAGAACGGGGAGCCGGGGGAAGAGCGATGGGTTGAATTGGAACTGAAGGTGCTGGCGGATGTGGGATTGATCGGTTATCCCAGTGTGGGAAAATCCACCCTGCTCGCCGCGGTTTCCGCTGCCCGTCCCAAAATCGCCGACTATCATTTTACGACTCTCGCTCCCAATTTGGGGGTGGTGGATGTCGGGGACGGGCGGAGTTTCGTGATGGCCGATCTGCCGGGGCTGATCGAAGGAGCCCATCAGGGTGTCGGCTTGGGCCATCAGTTCCTGCGCCATGTGGATCGGACGAGGGTGCTGGTCCATGTGGTGGATATGGCCGCCCTGGAAGGGAGGGATCCCTACGAGGACTGGGTGAAGATCAACCAGGAGCTCAGGCTGTACCGGGAGGATCTGGCCAATCGCCCGCAAATCGTGGCCGCCAATAAGATGGATCTTCCCGATGCCCGCGGCAATTTGGCCGCCTTTCGCGAAAAAGTGGGGCCGGACGTTCCCGTCTATCCCATTTCGGCGGCCACCCGGGAAGGACTCAGGGAACTTCTTTTCGCCGTGGCGGATCTTTTGGATCAGCAGGAACAGCCCCTGGAAGAAGAGTCCGGCTCCGGGTACAAGGTGTACCGGAGCCGGGAGCCGGAGGAACCCTTTGTGATCCGCCGGGAAAACGAGGTGTTTGTGGTGGAGGGGGAACGGGTGGAAAAGTTGGTGGCGATGACCAACTTCGCTTATCATGATGCCGTTCGCCGCCTGGGCCGCATCCTGCGGGAAATGGGGGTCGAAGACGCCCTCCGGGAAAGGGGGGCGAAGGAGGGCGATACCGTCCGGATCGGCGGAATGGAATTTGAGCTGATGGATTGA
- a CDS encoding fructosamine kinase family protein codes for MPSEDWKQAALKALERLGDPGPLRHAAGVPGGSISRAYRLTTERGTYFFKWHRNAPPGFFAAEARGLERLGRAAKAVRIPRVHAWNDPPEGGEGWILMEWIDSGSRGLSSRRAAEQLGRGLAEIHRSAAEAFGLEEDNFIGILPQPNGWYRSWTDFYRERRLVPQIRLASERGLLPGRRSRLLHRLCDRLERWLERPDLRPSLLHGDLWNGNALADSEGVPFLIDPAAYYGDREVDLAFSEMFGGFPSRFYDAYNEAFPLAPGFSERKPLYQLYYLLVHLNLFGESYGPAVDRIAERYAG; via the coding sequence TTGCCTTCAGAGGATTGGAAGCAGGCGGCCCTGAAAGCGCTCGAAAGGCTCGGCGACCCGGGTCCCCTGCGGCACGCGGCGGGGGTGCCGGGCGGCAGCATCAGCCGGGCATATCGGTTGACGACGGAAAGGGGCACCTACTTTTTCAAATGGCACCGAAATGCGCCTCCCGGCTTTTTTGCCGCCGAAGCGCGGGGGCTGGAGCGGCTCGGCCGGGCGGCAAAGGCGGTGCGCATTCCGCGCGTCCATGCGTGGAACGATCCCCCGGAGGGCGGGGAGGGATGGATCCTCATGGAATGGATCGATTCCGGTTCCCGGGGCTTGTCCTCCAGGCGCGCGGCGGAACAGCTGGGGCGGGGGCTTGCGGAAATCCACCGGTCCGCGGCGGAGGCCTTCGGTTTGGAGGAAGACAATTTCATCGGGATTCTCCCCCAGCCCAACGGCTGGTACCGCAGCTGGACCGATTTTTACCGGGAGCGGCGGCTTGTGCCGCAAATCCGGCTGGCCTCCGAACGCGGCCTTTTGCCCGGACGGCGCAGCCGGCTCCTCCACCGGCTGTGCGACCGCCTCGAACGGTGGTTGGAACGCCCCGACCTCCGTCCCTCCCTCCTGCACGGCGACCTGTGGAACGGAAACGCCCTGGCGGACAGCGAAGGGGTTCCCTTCCTCATCGATCCGGCCGCCTACTACGGGGACCGGGAGGTGGATCTCGCCTTTTCGGAGATGTTCGGCGGATTCCCCTCCCGCTTCTACGACGCCTACAACGAAGCCTTTCCCCTTGCGCCGGGGTTTTCCGAGAGAAAGCCGCTGTATCAGCTCTATTATCTTCTGGTCCACCTGAATCTGTTCGGAGAATCCTACGGCCCCGCCGTGGACCGCATCGCCGAACGATACGCCGGCTGA
- a CDS encoding low molecular weight protein-tyrosine-phosphatase, giving the protein MISVLFVCLGNICRSPMAEAVFRQMVREAGLEEKIRVDSAGIGGWHEGEPPHRGTREILDSYGISHEGIRARQISREDLDRFDIVVAMDNSNMSALRRMAKDASAELYLLTDFIPDADRSDVPDPYYTGNFEEVYELVEAGCRALLQKIREREGI; this is encoded by the coding sequence ATGATATCCGTATTGTTCGTCTGTCTGGGCAACATCTGCCGTTCTCCGATGGCCGAAGCCGTTTTTCGTCAGATGGTGCGAGAGGCCGGGTTGGAGGAGAAAATCCGCGTCGATTCCGCCGGAATCGGCGGCTGGCACGAGGGCGAACCTCCTCACCGGGGAACTCGGGAAATTTTGGACAGTTACGGGATTTCCCACGAGGGCATCCGCGCCCGGCAAATCTCCCGGGAAGATCTGGATCGCTTCGATATCGTCGTGGCGATGGACAACAGCAACATGTCCGCCCTTCGGCGCATGGCGAAGGATGCATCCGCCGAGTTGTATTTGCTGACCGATTTCATCCCCGACGCGGACCGGTCCGACGTTCCGGACCCGTACTACACGGGAAATTTTGAGGAAGTATATGAGCTGGTGGAAGCGGGATGCCGCGCCCTTCTCCAAAAAATCCGGGAACGGGAGGGTATCTGA